In the genome of Photobacterium sp. TY1-4, one region contains:
- the rpsH gene encoding 30S ribosomal protein S8, which translates to MSMQDPISDMLTRIRNGQAAKKVAVKMPSSKLKVAIAKLLKEEGYVADYTIAGEVKPELEVTLKYFEANPVIEQIQRVSRPGLRIYKKKDALPSVMGGLGIAVVSTSKGLMTDRAARKAGLGGEIICYVA; encoded by the coding sequence ATGAGCATGCAAGATCCGATTTCGGATATGCTGACCCGCATTCGCAACGGTCAGGCAGCGAAAAAAGTTGCTGTTAAAATGCCATCTTCTAAGCTGAAAGTTGCTATCGCTAAACTGCTGAAAGAAGAAGGTTATGTGGCTGACTACACCATTGCTGGTGAAGTGAAGCCTGAGCTAGAAGTGACTCTTAAGTACTTCGAAGCGAACCCAGTTATTGAGCAAATCCAACGTGTATCACGTCCAGGTCTGCGCATCTACAAGAAAAAAGATGCTCTGCCTTCAGTGATGGGCGGCCTGGGTATTGCTGTTGTATCCACTTCCAAAGGTCTGATGACTGACCGCGCTGCTCGCAAAGCGGGTCTTGGCGGTGAGATTATCTGCTACGTAGCTTAA
- the rplF gene encoding 50S ribosomal protein L6, with the protein MSRVAKAPVVIPAGVEVKLNGQEITVKGGKGELTRTIHDAVVLSQEENAITFGPREGVEKAWAQAGTARALVNNMVVGVTEGFTKKLILKGVGYRAAIKGNAVGLTLGFSHPVEHELPAGIKAECPTQTEIVLTGTDKQLIGQVAADIRAYRSPEPYKGKGVRYADEVVRTKEAKKK; encoded by the coding sequence ATGTCTCGTGTTGCAAAAGCACCTGTAGTAATTCCTGCCGGCGTAGAAGTTAAACTTAACGGCCAGGAAATCACTGTAAAAGGTGGCAAGGGCGAACTAACTCGCACTATCCATGATGCAGTAGTTCTTTCCCAGGAAGAAAACGCAATCACTTTCGGCCCTCGTGAAGGTGTCGAAAAAGCTTGGGCACAAGCAGGTACTGCACGTGCACTAGTTAACAACATGGTTGTTGGTGTTACTGAAGGCTTCACTAAGAAGCTGATTCTTAAGGGTGTTGGTTACCGTGCTGCTATCAAAGGCAACGCTGTTGGTCTGACCCTAGGTTTCTCGCACCCAGTTGAGCACGAACTACCAGCAGGTATCAAAGCTGAATGTCCAACCCAGACTGAAATCGTACTGACAGGTACTGATAAGCAGCTGATTGGTCAGGTTGCTGCTGATATTCGCGCTTACCGTAGCCCTGAGCCTTACAAAGGTAAAGGTGTTCGTTACGCCGACGAAGTTGTGCGTACTAAAGAAGCTAAGAAGAAGTAA
- the rplR gene encoding 50S ribosomal protein L18 — translation MDKKASRIRRATRARRKIAELGATRLVVHRTPRHVYAQVIAPNGSEVIAAASTVEKAIREQVKSTGNKDAAAAVGKAIAERAIEKGISNVAFDRSGFQYHGRVAALAEAAREAGLKF, via the coding sequence ATGGATAAGAAAGCATCTCGTATCCGTCGTGCGACCCGTGCACGTCGTAAGATCGCTGAGCTGGGTGCAACCCGCCTGGTTGTACACCGCACGCCACGTCACGTGTACGCGCAGGTTATCGCACCAAATGGTTCTGAGGTAATCGCAGCCGCTTCTACAGTAGAAAAAGCGATCCGTGAGCAGGTTAAGAGCACCGGTAACAAAGACGCTGCTGCAGCTGTAGGTAAAGCTATTGCTGAGCGCGCGATTGAAAAAGGCATCTCTAACGTTGCATTCGATCGTTCTGGTTTCCAATACCACGGCCGTGTTGCTGCACTAGCAGAAGCTGCTCGTGAAGCTGGTCTGAAATTCTAA
- the rpsE gene encoding 30S ribosomal protein S5, with translation MANEKTQSDLHEKLIAVNRVSKTVKGGRIFSFTALTVVGDGNGRVGFGYGKAREVPAAIQKAMEKARRNMVNVALNDGTLHHAVKGRHTGSKVYMQPASEGTGIIAGGAMRAVLEVAGVRNVLAKAYGSTNPINIVRATIDGLSGMNSPEMIAAKRGLSVKEILE, from the coding sequence ATGGCTAACGAAAAAACTCAATCAGATTTGCATGAAAAGCTGATCGCTGTTAACCGTGTATCTAAGACGGTTAAAGGTGGTCGTATTTTCAGCTTTACTGCACTAACTGTAGTTGGTGACGGTAACGGTCGCGTTGGTTTCGGTTACGGCAAGGCACGTGAAGTACCTGCTGCGATCCAGAAAGCGATGGAAAAAGCTCGTCGTAACATGGTTAATGTTGCCCTAAACGACGGTACTCTGCACCACGCTGTTAAAGGCCGCCACACTGGTTCTAAAGTGTACATGCAGCCTGCATCAGAAGGTACTGGTATCATCGCCGGTGGTGCAATGCGTGCAGTTCTGGAAGTTGCGGGCGTTCGCAACGTTCTGGCAAAAGCATACGGCTCTACAAACCCAATCAACATCGTTCGCGCGACTATTGACGGTTTGAGTGGCATGAACTCTCCAGAAATGATCGCTGCGAAGCGTGGTCTTTCTGTTAAAGAAATTCTGGAGTAA
- the rpmD gene encoding 50S ribosomal protein L30: MAKTIKVTQTKSSIGRLPKHKATLRGLGLRRINHTVELEDTACVRGMINKVIYMVKVEE; the protein is encoded by the coding sequence ATGGCAAAGACTATTAAAGTAACGCAGACCAAGAGCTCAATCGGCCGTCTGCCTAAGCACAAAGCTACTTTGCGTGGCCTGGGTCTACGTCGCATCAACCACACTGTAGAACTTGAAGATACTGCTTGCGTACGCGGCATGATCAATAAAGTTATCTACATGGTTAAAGTTGAGGAGTAA
- the rplO gene encoding 50S ribosomal protein L15, translated as MRLNTLSPAAGSKPSAKRVGRGIGSGLGKTCGRGHKGQKSRSGGSVRPGFEGGQMPLKQRLPKFGFTSRKSLVTAEVRLAELAKVEGDVVSLETLKAANVVTKNIEFVKVVLSGEIARSVTVKGLRVTKGAKAAIEAAGGKIEE; from the coding sequence ATGCGTTTGAATACTCTATCTCCGGCTGCGGGTTCTAAGCCTTCTGCGAAGCGCGTAGGCCGTGGTATCGGTTCAGGTCTGGGTAAAACTTGTGGCCGTGGTCACAAAGGTCAGAAGTCACGTTCAGGTGGTTCTGTACGTCCAGGCTTCGAAGGCGGTCAAATGCCTTTGAAACAGCGTCTACCAAAATTCGGTTTTACTTCTCGCAAGAGCCTGGTAACAGCTGAAGTTCGTCTAGCAGAGCTGGCGAAAGTTGAAGGTGACGTAGTAAGCCTAGAAACACTGAAGGCTGCGAACGTAGTCACTAAGAACATCGAGTTCGTGAAAGTTGTACTTTCTGGTGAAATCGCTCGCTCAGTTACAGTGAAAGGTCTACGCGTAACTAAAGGCGCTAAAGCTGCGATCGAAGCTGCAGGCGGTAAAATCGAGGAATAA
- the secY gene encoding preprotein translocase subunit SecY, translated as MAKQPGQDFRSAQGGLAELKTRLLFVLGAILIFRAGSFVPIPGIDAAVLADLFEQQKGTVIELFNMFSGGALERASILALGIMPYISASIIVQLLTVVHPALAELKKEGESGRRKISQYTRYGTLVLATFQAIGIATGLPSMIPGLVINPGLGFYFVAVVSLVTGTMFLMWLGEQITERGIGNGISVIIFTGIVAGLPPAIGQTVEQARQGELHVLLLLLIAVISFAVIYFVVFMERGQRRIVVNYAKRQQGRRVFAAQSTHLPLKINMAGVIPAIFASSIILFPGTLAQWFGQNENLGWLSDISLALSPGQPLYVMLYAAAIIFFCFFYTALVFNPRETADNLKKSGAFVPGIRPGEQTAKYIDKVMTRLTLAGALYITFICLIPEFMMIAWNVRFYFGGTSLLIVVVVIMDFMAQVQTHLMSQQYESVLKKANLKGHGR; from the coding sequence ATGGCTAAACAACCAGGACAAGATTTTCGTAGCGCCCAAGGTGGCCTAGCAGAGCTTAAGACTCGCCTACTTTTTGTATTAGGTGCAATCTTAATTTTCCGAGCCGGCTCCTTTGTGCCTATTCCTGGTATTGACGCTGCTGTACTTGCCGATCTGTTCGAACAGCAAAAGGGCACCGTCATTGAACTGTTTAACATGTTCTCTGGTGGTGCACTTGAGCGTGCTTCCATCTTGGCGCTGGGGATCATGCCGTATATTTCGGCATCGATTATTGTCCAGCTGCTGACGGTTGTTCACCCGGCCTTGGCCGAGTTGAAAAAGGAAGGGGAGTCTGGCCGTCGTAAGATCAGCCAGTACACTCGTTACGGCACGCTTGTTTTGGCAACCTTCCAAGCAATTGGTATTGCAACGGGGTTACCAAGTATGATCCCAGGCCTGGTGATTAATCCGGGCCTCGGATTTTACTTTGTCGCGGTAGTGAGTTTGGTCACCGGTACCATGTTCCTGATGTGGTTGGGTGAGCAGATTACCGAGCGTGGCATTGGTAACGGTATTTCAGTAATTATCTTTACTGGTATCGTTGCAGGTTTGCCGCCGGCTATTGGACAGACCGTAGAGCAAGCACGTCAAGGTGAATTGCACGTACTTCTTCTACTATTAATTGCAGTTATCTCTTTCGCTGTAATTTATTTTGTAGTGTTCATGGAGCGTGGTCAGCGTCGTATCGTCGTCAACTACGCCAAACGTCAGCAAGGCCGTCGTGTTTTTGCTGCGCAGAGCACTCACCTGCCGTTGAAAATCAACATGGCAGGGGTAATTCCAGCGATTTTTGCATCCAGTATTATTCTGTTCCCGGGCACACTGGCTCAGTGGTTCGGTCAGAATGAGAATCTAGGTTGGCTCAGCGATATCTCGCTGGCGCTCAGCCCAGGTCAGCCACTGTATGTTATGCTGTATGCTGCTGCGATTATTTTCTTCTGTTTCTTCTATACCGCGTTGGTGTTCAACCCGCGCGAGACAGCGGATAACTTGAAGAAGTCTGGTGCGTTCGTACCTGGTATTCGCCCGGGTGAGCAGACCGCGAAGTATATTGATAAAGTGATGACTCGCCTGACACTGGCAGGTGCTCTGTACATTACCTTTATCTGTCTGATCCCCGAGTTTATGATGATTGCATGGAATGTCCGCTTTTACTTCGGCGGTACATCACTACTGATTGTAGTTGTAGTTATTATGGACTTCATGGCTCAAGTTCAGACACATCTGATGTCTCAACAATATGAGTCTGTTTTGAAAAAGGCTAACCTTAAAGGCCACGGCCGATAA
- the rpmJ gene encoding 50S ribosomal protein L36 translates to MKVRASVKKICRNCKVIKRNGVVRVICSEPKHKQRQG, encoded by the coding sequence ATGAAAGTTCGTGCTTCCGTTAAGAAAATCTGCCGTAACTGTAAAGTTATCAAGCGCAACGGTGTTGTGCGTGTAATTTGCAGTGAGCCAAAGCACAAACAGCGCCAAGGCTAA
- the rpsM gene encoding 30S ribosomal protein S13 has translation MARIAGINIPDHKHSVIALTAIYGIGKTRSKAILAEVGIAEDVKISELTEEQIDLLRDGVAKYTVEGDLRREVSMNIKRLMDLGCYRGLRHRRSLPLRGQRTKTNARTRKGPRKPIKK, from the coding sequence GTGGCCCGTATTGCAGGCATTAACATTCCTGATCATAAACATTCTGTAATCGCTCTTACTGCGATCTACGGCATCGGTAAAACTCGCTCAAAAGCTATCCTAGCTGAAGTGGGTATTGCTGAAGATGTTAAGATCAGTGAACTGACTGAAGAGCAGATCGATCTACTGCGTGATGGTGTAGCCAAGTACACTGTAGAAGGTGATCTACGTCGTGAAGTTTCCATGAACATCAAGCGTCTAATGGACCTTGGTTGTTACCGTGGTCTTCGTCATCGTCGCAGTCTACCACTACGTGGACAGCGTACTAAAACCAACGCACGTACCCGTAAGGGTCCGCGCAAGCCGATCAAAAAATAA
- the rpsK gene encoding 30S ribosomal protein S11 — MAKQPTRARKRVRKQVADGVAHIHASFNNTIVTITDRQGNALSWATAGGSGFRGSRKSTPFAAQVAAERCGEMAKEYGVKNLEVMVKGPGPGRESTIRALNAAGFRITNIVDATPIPHNGCRPPKKRRV, encoded by the coding sequence ATGGCAAAACAACCAACTCGCGCTCGTAAGCGCGTACGTAAGCAAGTTGCTGATGGCGTTGCGCACATTCATGCTTCTTTCAACAACACAATCGTAACCATTACTGACCGTCAAGGTAATGCTCTGTCTTGGGCAACTGCCGGTGGTTCTGGTTTCCGTGGTTCTCGTAAATCTACGCCGTTCGCTGCACAGGTTGCTGCTGAGCGTTGTGGTGAAATGGCCAAAGAATATGGCGTTAAGAACCTGGAAGTTATGGTTAAGGGCCCAGGTCCAGGTCGTGAGTCTACTATCCGCGCTCTGAACGCTGCGGGTTTCCGTATCACTAACATTGTTGATGCGACTCCGATCCCTCATAACGGTTGTCGTCCACCTAAGAAACGTCGCGTATAA
- the rpsD gene encoding 30S ribosomal protein S4: protein MARYLGPKLKLSRREGTDLFLKSGVRAIDTKCKIDNAPGVHGARRGRLSDYGVQLREKQKVRRTYGVLEKQFRNYYKEAARLKGNTGENLLQLLEGRLDNVVYRMGFGSTRAEARQLVSHKAILVNGQVVNVPSFKVAANDVVSVREKAKNQARIKAALEVATQRELPTWVEVDNSKMEGTFKRLPERSDLSADINEHLIVELYSK from the coding sequence ATGGCAAGATATTTGGGTCCTAAGCTGAAGCTTAGCCGTCGTGAAGGTACAGACTTGTTCCTTAAGTCTGGCGTTCGCGCGATTGATACCAAGTGTAAAATCGATAACGCACCAGGTGTACACGGCGCTCGTCGCGGTCGTCTATCTGACTATGGCGTTCAGCTTCGTGAGAAGCAAAAAGTTCGTCGTACGTACGGCGTTCTGGAAAAACAATTCCGTAACTACTACAAAGAAGCTGCTCGCCTGAAAGGCAACACAGGTGAAAACCTGCTGCAACTTCTGGAAGGTCGTCTGGATAACGTAGTTTACCGCATGGGCTTCGGCTCAACTCGTGCTGAAGCACGTCAGCTGGTAAGCCACAAAGCGATCCTAGTTAACGGTCAAGTCGTAAACGTTCCTTCTTTCAAGGTAGCGGCTAACGACGTTGTTAGCGTTCGTGAGAAAGCTAAGAACCAAGCACGCATCAAAGCAGCTCTAGAAGTTGCTACTCAGCGTGAACTACCGACTTGGGTCGAAGTAGACAACAGCAAAATGGAAGGTACGTTCAAGCGTCTTCCAGAACGTTCTGATTTGTCTGCCGACATCAACGAACACCTGATCGTCGAGCTTTACTCTAAGTAA
- a CDS encoding DNA-directed RNA polymerase subunit alpha produces MQGSVTEFLKPRLVDIEQVSTTHAKVTLEPLERGFGHTLGNALRRILLSSMPGCAVTEVEIDGVLHEYSTKEGVQEDVLEILLNLKGLAVKVEGKDEVILTLNKSGAGPVVAGDITHDGDVEIANPEHVICHLTDDNADISMRIKVERGRGYVPASARIHSEEDERPIGRLLVDATFSPVDRIAYAVEAARVEQRTDLDKLVIDMETNGTLDPEEAIRRAATILAEQLDAFVDLRDVRVPEEKEEKPEFDPILLRPVDDLELTVRSANCLKAEAIHYIGDLVQRTEVELLKTPNLGKKSLTEIKDVLASRGLSLGMRLENWPPASIAED; encoded by the coding sequence ATGCAGGGTTCTGTAACAGAATTTCTTAAGCCGCGTCTTGTTGATATTGAACAAGTTAGCACGACGCATGCAAAAGTAACTCTTGAGCCGCTAGAGCGTGGTTTCGGTCACACCCTAGGTAATGCTCTACGTCGCATCCTACTATCTTCAATGCCGGGTTGTGCTGTCACTGAAGTAGAGATCGACGGTGTGTTACACGAGTACAGCACCAAAGAAGGAGTACAGGAAGATGTTCTTGAGATCCTTCTGAACCTTAAAGGCCTGGCCGTTAAGGTTGAGGGTAAAGACGAAGTTATCCTTACTCTGAATAAGTCTGGTGCAGGCCCTGTTGTTGCAGGTGACATCACCCACGACGGTGATGTTGAGATTGCGAACCCAGAGCACGTAATCTGCCACCTAACTGATGACAATGCTGACATCAGCATGCGCATCAAGGTAGAACGTGGTCGTGGCTACGTACCAGCGTCTGCTCGTATTCATTCTGAAGAAGATGAGCGCCCAATTGGTCGTCTGCTAGTTGATGCAACTTTCAGCCCAGTTGACCGTATCGCTTACGCTGTTGAGGCTGCACGTGTTGAACAACGTACAGACCTGGACAAGTTGGTTATCGATATGGAGACAAACGGTACGCTTGATCCTGAGGAAGCTATCCGTCGCGCGGCTACAATTCTGGCCGAGCAACTGGATGCATTCGTAGATCTGCGTGATGTACGAGTTCCTGAAGAGAAAGAAGAGAAGCCTGAGTTCGATCCGATCCTACTGCGTCCTGTAGACGATCTTGAACTAACTGTTCGCTCTGCTAACTGTCTGAAAGCAGAAGCGATCCATTACATCGGTGATCTTGTTCAGCGTACCGAGGTTGAGCTACTGAAAACGCCTAACCTGGGTAAGAAGTCTTTGACTGAAATTAAAGACGTGCTGGCTTCACGTGGTCTGTCTCTGGGTATGCGTCTAGAGAACTGGCCGCCAGCATCAATCGCTGAAGATTAA
- the rplQ gene encoding 50S ribosomal protein L17 codes for MRHRKSGRQLNRNSSHRKAMFSNMAGSLVRHELIKTTLPKAKELRRVIEPLITLAKTDSVANRRLAFARTRDNEVVAKLFNELGPRFAQRPGGYTRIMKCGFRAGDKAPMAYIELVDRPEAQEEAAAE; via the coding sequence ATGCGCCATCGTAAGAGTGGTCGTCAACTCAACCGCAACAGCAGCCATCGCAAAGCGATGTTCAGCAACATGGCTGGCTCTCTGGTACGTCACGAGCTTATCAAGACTACCCTGCCTAAGGCAAAAGAGCTGCGTCGCGTAATTGAGCCATTGATTACCCTAGCTAAGACTGACAGTGTTGCTAACCGTCGTCTGGCATTCGCACGTACTCGTGATAACGAAGTTGTTGCGAAACTATTTAACGAATTAGGTCCACGTTTCGCTCAGCGTCCAGGCGGTTACACTCGCATTATGAAATGCGGTTTCCGTGCTGGCGATAAAGCCCCTATGGCTTACATCGAGCTAGTAGACCGTCCTGAAGCTCAGGAAGAAGCTGCTGCTGAATAA